From Acidovorax sp. FHTAMBA, one genomic window encodes:
- a CDS encoding ATP-binding protein, whose product MSEPDLSFLDPAGRQPAQAARTPGPTAPAPPPRDDGSTATGTGEGLVAELRAYQAELESQNKVLRYSQTVAESAYERFETLFASVPLALMVVDEHDMVVQANSMAHRSFQPTERDRPLTALMPFVRSKDARRVREAFALAQDLGRGEVKEVVFDISADTRITGDLHIAHIEAPQASGPPLSQFLCAVIDQGPLLAERQALQHSAQTLQQRNEQIRASEKRLEAIINSALDAIICVDQHQRITVFNPTAAALFQCSASDALGSPLERFLPDAAQALAFAQLTTQALLGEMTALTASGKELAVEVSVSFERHADGETTTVFARDLTGRKKAEAHRSELEAQLRESHKMQAVGTMAGGIAHDFNNILGAILGNVELAKADCAPGSPVLESLLEIDKAGRRARDLVRQILTFSRNEPPQRSAVSLAEVVHDTERLLRVTLPPAIELHMHLQAGLPPVLADATQVEQALLNLCTNAVHAIQHQGIERGSIHVEAAAVQPDHRLSERLGLAAGDYVALTVRDTGPGMDAATLERIFEPFFTTKPVGQGTGLGLAVVHGVMRTHEGGVDVQSSPGHGSRFTLYFPVASSATPAAHIAPVVLASGALAAHPTATAPGDANAPGKKHRVMYVDDDQALVFLVQRLLRRRGYEVSGFTDPHEATAALRAAPQAYDLLVTDYNMPGFCGVDLVREARRIRPDLPVALASGYVTAEIEQAALAEGARALIHKPNDVEELCATVQRLIATSAAGDDTA is encoded by the coding sequence ATGAGCGAACCCGATCTGTCTTTTCTGGACCCGGCCGGACGGCAGCCCGCCCAGGCTGCGCGCACCCCCGGCCCAACCGCGCCGGCGCCCCCCCCGCGTGATGACGGCAGCACCGCTACGGGCACCGGCGAGGGCCTGGTGGCGGAGTTGCGGGCCTACCAGGCCGAGCTGGAGAGCCAGAACAAGGTGCTGCGCTACAGCCAGACAGTGGCCGAGAGTGCCTACGAACGCTTCGAGACCCTGTTTGCCAGCGTGCCGCTGGCGCTGATGGTGGTGGATGAGCACGACATGGTGGTGCAGGCCAATTCCATGGCGCACCGCTCTTTTCAGCCCACCGAACGCGACCGCCCGCTCACTGCCCTGATGCCTTTTGTGCGCAGCAAGGATGCCCGGCGCGTGCGCGAGGCCTTCGCCCTGGCGCAGGACCTGGGCCGCGGCGAGGTGAAAGAAGTGGTGTTTGACATCAGCGCCGACACGCGCATCACCGGAGACCTGCACATTGCCCACATCGAGGCGCCCCAGGCCAGTGGGCCCCCGCTGTCGCAGTTCCTGTGCGCGGTGATCGACCAGGGCCCGCTGCTGGCCGAGCGCCAGGCCCTGCAGCACAGCGCACAGACCCTGCAGCAACGCAACGAGCAGATCCGAGCCAGCGAAAAGCGGCTGGAGGCCATCATCAACTCTGCGCTCGATGCCATCATCTGCGTGGACCAGCACCAGCGCATCACCGTGTTCAACCCCACGGCGGCGGCCCTGTTCCAGTGCAGTGCCAGCGATGCGCTGGGCAGCCCGCTGGAGCGCTTTTTGCCCGATGCCGCGCAGGCCCTGGCGTTTGCGCAACTCACCACCCAGGCCCTGCTGGGCGAGATGACCGCCCTCACGGCCAGCGGCAAGGAGCTGGCGGTGGAGGTGAGCGTATCGTTCGAGCGCCACGCAGACGGCGAGACCACCACCGTGTTCGCACGCGACCTGACCGGCCGCAAGAAGGCCGAGGCGCACCGCAGCGAGCTGGAAGCGCAACTGCGCGAGTCGCACAAGATGCAGGCCGTGGGCACCATGGCCGGGGGCATTGCGCACGACTTCAACAACATTCTGGGGGCCATCCTGGGCAACGTGGAGCTGGCCAAGGCCGATTGCGCACCGGGCTCGCCGGTGCTGGAGAGCCTGCTGGAGATCGACAAGGCCGGCCGCCGCGCGCGCGACCTGGTGCGCCAGATCCTCACCTTCAGCCGCAACGAACCGCCGCAGCGCTCGGCCGTATCGCTGGCCGAGGTGGTGCATGACACCGAGCGTCTGCTGCGCGTGACACTGCCGCCAGCGATCGAGCTGCACATGCACCTGCAGGCCGGCCTGCCGCCCGTGCTGGCCGACGCCACGCAGGTCGAGCAAGCCCTGCTCAACCTGTGCACCAACGCCGTCCACGCCATCCAGCACCAGGGCATCGAACGCGGCAGCATCCACGTAGAGGCCGCTGCCGTGCAGCCCGACCACCGCCTGAGCGAGCGACTGGGGCTGGCCGCAGGCGATTACGTGGCGCTGACCGTGCGCGACACCGGCCCCGGCATGGACGCCGCCACGCTCGAGCGCATCTTCGAGCCCTTTTTCACCACCAAGCCCGTCGGCCAGGGTACGGGCCTGGGCCTGGCAGTGGTGCATGGCGTGATGCGCACGCACGAAGGCGGGGTGGACGTGCAAAGCTCCCCCGGCCATGGCAGCCGGTTCACGCTGTACTTTCCGGTGGCAAGCAGCGCCACCCCAGCTGCCCACATCGCGCCCGTCGTTTTGGCCAGCGGCGCACTGGCTGCTCACCCCACCGCAACTGCACCGGGTGACGCGAACGCGCCCGGCAAAAAACACCGGGTGATGTATGTGGATGACGACCAGGCGCTCGTGTTTCTGGTGCAACGCCTTCTACGCCGACGCGGGTACGAGGTGAGCGGCTTCACAGACCCCCATGAGGCTACGGCCGCGCTGCGCGCTGCCCCGCAGGCCTACGACCTGCTGGTGACCGACTACAACATGCCCGGCTTCTGCGGCGTGGACCTGGTGCGCGAGGCGCGCCGGATCCGCCCCGATCTGCCGGTCGCCCTGGCATCCGGCTATGTGACGGCCGAGATCGAGCAAGCCGCACTGGCAGAAGGTGCCCGCGCACTGATCCACAAACCCAATGACGTGGAGGAACTGTGCGCCACGGTGCAGCGGCTCATCGCGACCAGTGCAGCAGGCGATGACACTGCCTGA
- the bktB gene encoding beta-ketothiolase BktB, translated as MTREVVVVSAVRTAIGTFGGSLKDVPPTELGALVVRESLARANVEGKDVGHVVFGHVVNTEPKDMYLSRVAAINGGCGEGTPAYNVNRLCGSGLQAIVNASQSILLGDTDVAIGAGAENMSRVPFASLNMRWGARMGDTKMVDMMIGALHDPFHNIHMGVTAENIAAKWGITREDQDKLAVESHNRAERATQAGVFKDQIVPVTLKSKKGDVLYATDEHFRPGATMDDLAKLKPVFIKENGTVTAGNASGINDAAAAVVLMEAGAAKARGAKPLARLVAYAHAGVDPKYMGIGPVPATQLALKKAGLTVNDLDVIEANEAFAAQACAVTKDLGLDPAKVNPNGSGISLGHPIGATGALITVKALHELQRIQGRYALVTMCIGGGQGIAAIFERI; from the coding sequence ATGACCCGTGAAGTCGTCGTCGTCAGCGCAGTGCGCACTGCCATTGGCACCTTTGGCGGCAGCCTGAAAGACGTGCCCCCCACCGAACTGGGCGCCCTCGTCGTGCGCGAATCGCTCGCGCGTGCCAACGTGGAAGGCAAGGACGTGGGCCATGTGGTGTTCGGCCATGTGGTCAACACCGAGCCCAAGGACATGTACCTCTCGCGCGTGGCGGCCATCAACGGCGGCTGCGGCGAAGGCACGCCCGCCTACAACGTCAACCGCCTGTGTGGCTCGGGCCTGCAGGCCATCGTCAACGCCAGCCAGTCCATCCTGCTGGGCGACACCGACGTGGCGATCGGCGCCGGTGCTGAAAACATGAGCCGCGTGCCCTTTGCCAGCCTGAACATGCGCTGGGGCGCCCGCATGGGCGACACCAAGATGGTGGACATGATGATCGGCGCACTGCACGACCCCTTCCACAACATCCACATGGGTGTGACGGCCGAGAACATTGCCGCCAAGTGGGGCATCACGCGCGAAGACCAGGACAAGCTGGCGGTGGAGAGCCACAACAGGGCCGAACGCGCCACGCAGGCGGGTGTGTTCAAGGACCAGATCGTGCCGGTCACCTTGAAGAGCAAGAAGGGCGACGTGTTGTACGCCACCGACGAGCACTTCCGCCCCGGCGCCACGATGGACGACCTGGCCAAGCTCAAGCCCGTGTTCATCAAGGAAAACGGCACGGTGACGGCAGGCAACGCCTCGGGCATCAACGACGCCGCCGCCGCGGTGGTGCTGATGGAAGCCGGTGCCGCCAAGGCGCGGGGCGCCAAGCCCCTGGCCCGCCTGGTGGCCTACGCCCACGCAGGTGTCGACCCCAAGTACATGGGCATCGGCCCCGTGCCAGCCACGCAGCTAGCGCTGAAGAAGGCGGGCCTCACCGTCAACGACCTGGACGTGATCGAAGCCAACGAGGCCTTCGCCGCCCAGGCCTGCGCAGTGACCAAGGACCTGGGCCTGGACCCCGCCAAGGTCAACCCCAACGGCTCGGGCATCTCGCTGGGCCACCCCATCGGTGCCACGGGCGCGCTCATTACCGTCAAGGCATTGCATGAGCTGCAGCGCATCCAGGGCCGCTATGCGCTGGTGACGATGTGTATTGGTGGCGGCCAGGGCATTGCCGCGATTTTTGAACGCATCTGA
- a CDS encoding nitroreductase family protein gives MSSHTVASAIETRVSTHLFDASHALDEAQIAELVRLATRAPTAYHLQNWRFIAVRTPAAKARLHTLAWRQQKVLDAAVTYIICGTLQAHTQLADRLAPVVRAGVFGQAVGDAWVAQATAAHAPDDQLQRDEAVRSASLAAMTLMLAAEGMGLASAPMGGFDATGVASEFGLQSDELPVMLVAVGRAAVMPVPKPRRPVAEVLALV, from the coding sequence ATGTCTTCTCACACCGTGGCTTCGGCCATTGAAACCCGCGTCTCCACCCACCTTTTCGATGCAAGTCATGCGCTGGATGAAGCCCAGATTGCCGAGCTGGTGCGCCTGGCCACGCGGGCGCCTACGGCCTACCACCTGCAGAACTGGCGCTTTATCGCGGTGCGCACGCCAGCGGCCAAGGCACGGCTGCACACGCTGGCCTGGCGCCAGCAGAAGGTGCTGGATGCGGCTGTCACCTACATCATCTGCGGCACGCTGCAGGCCCACACCCAACTGGCCGATCGGCTCGCGCCCGTGGTGCGTGCCGGTGTTTTTGGGCAGGCGGTGGGGGACGCCTGGGTGGCGCAGGCCACGGCGGCGCATGCTCCTGATGACCAGCTGCAGCGTGATGAAGCGGTGCGCTCGGCCTCGCTGGCTGCCATGACGTTGATGCTGGCGGCCGAGGGCATGGGACTGGCCAGCGCACCCATGGGCGGTTTTGACGCAACGGGGGTGGCGAGCGAGTTTGGGCTGCAGTCCGACGAATTGCCCGTGATGCTGGTGGCGGTGGGACGTGCTGCGGTCATGCCTGTACCCAAGCCGCGCAGGCCGGTGGCCGAGGTGCTTGCGCTGGTCTGA
- a CDS encoding EamA family transporter, translated as MNSNSTSSASPSSSPNWWDVFITALAPVIWGSTYIVTTELLPPGRPFTAALLRALPAGLLLVLWARRWPVPGGWGRMALLAALNIGVFQALLFVAAYRLPGGLAAVVGAIGPLVVMGLAWAVDQRRPSGVALGAGVLAVAGMALMLLAPGTVWDGWGVAAALAGTVCMAMGTFLSRRWQSGLPVLAFTGWQLLLGGLMIAPVAWWADPPLPTLTATQAGGYVYLCLAGALVAYVLWFRGIERLPTVAVASLGLLSPLTAVLLGWALLGQAMRGVSLLGMATVLGCVLAVQWAMAQRGAGR; from the coding sequence ATGAATTCAAACTCGACTTCGTCAGCATCACCGTCGTCGTCACCCAACTGGTGGGACGTGTTCATCACCGCGCTCGCGCCCGTCATCTGGGGCTCTACCTACATCGTCACCACCGAGCTGTTGCCACCCGGCCGGCCGTTCACCGCAGCGCTGCTGCGGGCGCTGCCTGCGGGGCTGCTGCTGGTGCTGTGGGCGCGTCGGTGGCCTGTGCCCGGGGGATGGGGGCGCATGGCTTTGCTGGCTGCGCTCAATATCGGTGTCTTCCAGGCGCTGCTGTTTGTGGCGGCCTATCGCTTGCCGGGCGGGCTCGCCGCCGTGGTCGGGGCCATTGGCCCGCTGGTGGTGATGGGCCTGGCCTGGGCGGTGGACCAGCGCCGCCCGTCGGGCGTGGCGCTGGGGGCGGGCGTGCTGGCGGTGGCGGGTATGGCGCTGATGCTGCTGGCCCCCGGCACTGTCTGGGATGGGTGGGGCGTGGCAGCGGCGCTGGCGGGCACGGTGTGCATGGCCATGGGCACGTTTCTCTCGCGCCGCTGGCAGTCCGGTCTGCCGGTGCTGGCCTTTACCGGCTGGCAGCTGCTGCTGGGCGGGCTCATGATCGCGCCGGTGGCCTGGTGGGCCGACCCGCCTTTGCCCACGCTCACGGCCACGCAGGCCGGGGGGTATGTGTACCTCTGCCTGGCGGGTGCACTGGTGGCTTATGTGCTGTGGTTCCGGGGCATCGAGCGCCTGCCCACCGTGGCGGTGGCGTCGCTGGGGCTGCTGAGCCCGCTCACGGCCGTGCTGCTGGGCTGGGCGCTGCTGGGGCAAGCCATGCGCGGCGTGTCGCTGCTGGGTATGGCCACGGTGCTGGGCTGTGTGCTGGCGGTGCAGTGGGCCATGGCGCAGCGCGGCGCGGGCCGCTGA
- the msrA gene encoding peptide-methionine (S)-S-oxide reductase MsrA: MPQPPHKPAQRHGASGPPDSAATTAPQPPSNIGSKLLVLVGVLMLAALLYAGATSGARPSVALPPPETDVKAPSPSATATAVFAGGCFWGVQAVFQHTQGVLNAVSGYAGGSKETASYPMVSSGKTGHAEAVAITYDPQVVSYGQLLQIFFSVAHDPTEIDRQGPDYGPQYRSAIFYSTPDEHGVAQQYIAQLDATQLLARKIATTLAPLDAFYPAEDEHQDYATRNPHSIYIATYDRPKIAQLEALLPERFRDTPVLVAGQAPR; this comes from the coding sequence GTGCCGCAACCTCCCCACAAGCCCGCGCAACGCCACGGGGCATCTGGCCCGCCGGACTCTGCGGCAACCACCGCACCCCAGCCCCCATCCAACATCGGCTCCAAGCTGCTGGTGCTGGTGGGCGTGCTGATGCTCGCGGCCTTGCTGTATGCGGGCGCCACGTCCGGCGCCCGACCCTCGGTGGCGCTGCCGCCTCCAGAGACTGATGTGAAGGCGCCCAGCCCGTCGGCCACCGCCACTGCCGTATTTGCAGGCGGCTGCTTCTGGGGCGTGCAGGCTGTGTTCCAGCACACACAGGGGGTACTGAATGCCGTGTCGGGGTATGCAGGCGGCAGCAAAGAGACGGCCAGCTACCCGATGGTCAGTTCCGGTAAAACAGGTCACGCCGAGGCCGTTGCGATTACCTACGACCCGCAGGTGGTGAGCTATGGGCAGCTTCTGCAGATCTTCTTTTCGGTGGCGCACGACCCGACCGAAATCGACCGCCAGGGGCCCGACTACGGGCCGCAATACCGGTCTGCCATTTTTTACTCCACGCCCGATGAGCACGGGGTTGCCCAGCAGTACATCGCGCAGCTCGACGCCACCCAGCTGCTGGCGCGCAAGATCGCGACCACGCTGGCCCCGCTGGACGCCTTCTACCCGGCAGAAGACGAACACCAGGACTACGCGACGCGCAACCCGCACTCCATCTACATCGCCACGTACGACCGCCCCAAGATCGCGCAGCTTGAGGCTTTGCTGCCCGAGCGTTTTCGCGATACGCCGGTGCTGGTGGCCGGGCAAGCGCCACGCTGA
- a CDS encoding 2OG-Fe dioxygenase family protein, whose product MAHVTFAPPFTAPTEVVHQLRQHGYAVLAPSDVARWVGCDLAALMALNADWAGLPPDDFLKDGGRYRRRRHACFVVQSGHMQQVPHRAHWQPVEYNALHGGMERWFAPMEAATVAQPVWRQLLTALAGVSDAVFAGPRAPVPWFVEAHQFRIDTTDGIGRPTPEGAHRDGVDLVAVFLVGREGVKGGETRVFEAAGPAGQRFTLTEPWSLLLLDDARMIHETTPIQPMAAAGHRDTLVITCRRGSFQGADAVEPPALAA is encoded by the coding sequence ATGGCCCACGTCACTTTCGCTCCCCCGTTCACTGCTCCCACCGAAGTCGTCCACCAGCTGCGCCAGCACGGGTATGCCGTGCTGGCGCCTTCCGATGTGGCACGCTGGGTGGGCTGCGACCTTGCCGCGTTGATGGCGCTGAATGCCGACTGGGCAGGCTTGCCCCCCGATGACTTTCTCAAGGATGGCGGCCGCTACCGGCGGCGGCGCCACGCCTGCTTTGTGGTGCAGAGCGGCCACATGCAGCAGGTGCCCCACCGTGCGCACTGGCAGCCGGTGGAATACAACGCCTTGCACGGCGGCATGGAGCGCTGGTTTGCGCCCATGGAGGCGGCCACCGTGGCGCAGCCCGTGTGGCGCCAGCTGCTTACAGCGCTGGCAGGCGTGTCTGACGCGGTGTTTGCGGGCCCACGGGCCCCGGTGCCCTGGTTTGTGGAGGCGCACCAGTTTCGCATCGACACCACGGATGGCATCGGACGGCCCACCCCCGAGGGGGCACACCGCGACGGGGTTGACCTGGTGGCCGTGTTTCTGGTCGGCCGCGAGGGCGTGAAGGGCGGCGAGACCCGTGTGTTCGAAGCCGCCGGCCCGGCTGGCCAGCGCTTCACGCTCACCGAGCCATGGTCCCTGCTGCTGCTCGACGACGCCCGCATGATCCACGAGACCACGCCCATCCAGCCGATGGCGGCAGCGGGCCACCGCGACACCCTGGTCATCACGTGCCGCAGGGGCAGCTTTCAGGGGGCGGACGCGGTGGAGCCGCCTGCACTGGCGGCCTGA
- a CDS encoding MarR family transcriptional regulator yields the protein MPDPRPPDAVDAILAQWHTERPDLDVSPMGPIGRLKRCAALMDRRLEAAFAPFGLSFWEFDMLATLRRSGAPFCLAPTTLFSTLMVTSGTMTHRMGKLEASGWIERLPNPADARGLLVQLTPAGLALIDRALEAHVANEHALLAPMRASDVAALDRRLAQLLAILEPAGDS from the coding sequence ATGCCTGACCCTCGCCCCCCAGACGCCGTGGATGCCATCCTGGCCCAATGGCACACAGAACGCCCCGATCTGGACGTATCCCCCATGGGCCCCATCGGCCGCCTCAAACGCTGCGCGGCATTGATGGACCGGCGACTTGAAGCCGCGTTCGCGCCGTTCGGCCTGTCATTCTGGGAGTTCGACATGCTCGCCACGCTGCGCCGCTCGGGAGCCCCCTTCTGCCTGGCGCCCACCACGCTGTTTTCAACCCTCATGGTCACCTCCGGCACCATGACGCACCGCATGGGCAAACTTGAAGCCAGCGGGTGGATTGAGCGCCTGCCGAACCCTGCTGATGCACGCGGTCTGCTCGTGCAACTCACGCCAGCAGGCCTGGCGCTGATCGACCGGGCCCTGGAAGCCCATGTGGCCAATGAGCATGCGCTGCTAGCCCCGATGCGTGCATCCGACGTGGCAGCCCTGGACCGGCGCTTGGCCCAGCTGCTGGCCATACTGGAGCCTGCGGGCGACAGCTGA
- a CDS encoding NAD(P)H-dependent oxidoreductase, translating into MTTSSTSAAAQQPLLHKLQWRYAAKKMNPQKAVPQDKVERILEAARLAPTSSGLQPFEIIVVTDPAVRARIQPIAWNQAQITDGSHLLVFAAWDNYTAERINMMFDLTNEQRGFKNEGWENYRQMLLGMYPQRDAEVNFQHAARQAYIGMSAALIAAAFEEVDSTPMEGFDPAALDEILHLRERGLRSVAIMPLGYRADEGDWLVNLKKVRRPREQFVTEV; encoded by the coding sequence ATGACCACCTCTTCCACCAGCGCGGCTGCCCAGCAGCCCTTGCTTCACAAGCTGCAATGGCGCTACGCTGCCAAAAAGATGAACCCCCAGAAGGCCGTGCCGCAAGACAAGGTCGAACGCATTCTGGAGGCCGCCCGTCTGGCGCCCACGTCCAGCGGGCTGCAGCCGTTTGAAATCATCGTGGTGACCGACCCCGCCGTGCGCGCACGCATCCAGCCCATCGCCTGGAACCAGGCCCAGATCACCGATGGATCGCACCTGCTGGTGTTTGCCGCGTGGGACAACTACACGGCCGAGCGCATCAACATGATGTTCGACCTCACCAACGAGCAGCGCGGCTTCAAGAACGAAGGCTGGGAGAACTACCGCCAGATGCTGCTGGGCATGTACCCCCAGCGCGATGCGGAGGTGAATTTTCAGCACGCAGCCCGCCAAGCCTACATTGGCATGAGCGCCGCGCTCATTGCGGCAGCGTTTGAAGAAGTGGACTCGACACCCATGGAAGGATTCGACCCCGCTGCGCTGGATGAGATCCTCCATCTGCGCGAGCGCGGCCTGCGCAGCGTGGCCATCATGCCCCTGGGTTACCGCGCCGATGAAGGCGACTGGCTGGTGAACCTGAAGAAGGTGCGCCGCCCGCGCGAGCAGTTTGTGACAGAAGTCTGA
- a CDS encoding RluA family pseudouridine synthase, whose product MTLPDQLAGGVQVVYEDADLLVLDKPAGLLCVPGRGPDKQDCLSARAQQRWPGALIVHRLDQATSGLVLMARHIDAQRQLSHAFAERQVHKRYQAVVQGLLYSADRCWNEIELPIAADWERRPLRVVDAAKGKPSLTRWRLLAQDEAAFSSRVELEPVTGRTHQLRVHLAAIGHPILGDALYAAETARQKAPRLLLHACVLEFVHPRHGAPCRFESAPGF is encoded by the coding sequence ATGACACTGCCTGACCAACTGGCGGGTGGCGTGCAGGTGGTGTATGAAGACGCCGACCTGCTGGTGCTCGACAAGCCCGCCGGGCTGCTGTGCGTGCCCGGCCGGGGGCCCGACAAGCAGGATTGCCTGAGTGCCCGCGCCCAGCAGCGCTGGCCCGGCGCGCTCATCGTGCACCGTCTGGACCAGGCCACGTCCGGCCTCGTGCTGATGGCCCGCCACATCGATGCCCAGCGGCAGTTGAGCCACGCATTTGCCGAGCGCCAGGTGCACAAGCGCTACCAAGCCGTGGTGCAGGGGCTGCTGTACTCGGCAGACCGGTGCTGGAACGAGATCGAACTGCCCATCGCCGCCGACTGGGAGCGCCGCCCGCTGCGCGTGGTGGATGCCGCGAAGGGAAAGCCCAGCCTGACCCGCTGGCGCTTGCTGGCCCAGGACGAGGCGGCATTCAGCTCACGCGTGGAACTCGAACCCGTGACCGGCCGCACCCACCAGCTGCGCGTGCACCTGGCCGCCATCGGCCACCCCATCCTGGGCGACGCGCTGTATGCAGCCGAAACCGCCCGACAAAAAGCGCCCCGGCTGCTGCTGCACGCCTGCGTGCTGGAGTTTGTGCACCCCCGTCACGGGGCGCCATGTCGTTTCGAATCCGCGCCGGGTTTCTGA
- a CDS encoding tripartite tricarboxylate transporter substrate binding protein, whose product MIRTLLSFTALAFALGTTANAQAPAAAYPTKPIRLIVPFPPGGGTDILSRLVATKLTEGPKWTVVADNKAGAGGTIGIGEAVKAAPTGYDLVMGQKDNLVIGPWLYKNLPWDPTKDLTAVAHVAWTPVVIATSVNSKYKTLADVVAAAKAAPGTITYGSPGNGTSIHLAGHLFEQAAGIKLSHIPYKGSNPALMDALAGNVDLLVSSLPSAMGQIKAGKLRPLAVTSAKRSSSVPDVPTVAESGFKDFDVSTWYGVLAPAGTPAAVVTTLNAEINKLLSTPEMKAAIQAQGAEPEAMTPAQFSALLNKEYGQWKGIVEASGAKIE is encoded by the coding sequence ATGATCCGCACCCTGCTTTCTTTCACCGCCCTCGCTTTTGCCCTGGGCACCACGGCAAACGCCCAGGCCCCGGCTGCGGCCTATCCCACCAAGCCCATCCGCCTGATCGTGCCCTTCCCGCCCGGCGGCGGCACCGACATCCTGTCGCGCCTGGTGGCCACCAAGCTCACCGAAGGCCCCAAATGGACCGTGGTGGCGGACAACAAGGCGGGCGCGGGCGGCACCATCGGCATTGGCGAGGCTGTGAAGGCTGCGCCCACGGGCTATGACCTGGTGATGGGCCAAAAGGACAACCTCGTGATCGGCCCCTGGCTCTACAAGAACCTGCCGTGGGACCCGACCAAGGACCTCACGGCCGTGGCCCACGTGGCCTGGACGCCCGTGGTCATCGCCACCAGCGTCAACTCCAAGTACAAGACCCTGGCCGATGTGGTGGCCGCCGCCAAGGCAGCGCCGGGCACCATCACCTACGGCTCGCCCGGCAACGGCACGTCCATCCACCTGGCCGGCCATTTGTTCGAGCAGGCGGCGGGCATCAAGCTCAGCCATATCCCCTACAAGGGCTCCAACCCCGCGCTGATGGATGCGCTGGCGGGCAACGTGGACCTGCTGGTCTCGTCCCTGCCCTCGGCCATGGGCCAGATCAAGGCCGGCAAGCTGCGCCCGCTGGCGGTCACGTCGGCCAAGCGCAGCTCTTCGGTGCCGGATGTGCCCACCGTGGCGGAATCGGGTTTCAAGGACTTTGACGTGAGCACCTGGTACGGCGTGCTGGCCCCTGCCGGAACCCCCGCAGCGGTGGTGACCACGCTCAATGCAGAAATCAACAAGCTGCTGTCCACCCCCGAGATGAAGGCCGCCATCCAGGCGCAAGGCGCCGAGCCCGAAGCCATGACGCCTGCCCAGTTCAGCGCCCTGCTCAACAAGGAGTACGGGCAGTGGAAAGGCATTGTGGAAGCGTCTGGCGCCAAGATCGAGTAA
- a CDS encoding SDR family NAD(P)-dependent oxidoreductase, translating into MPHNHLYILTGASRGMGLAMAQQLLKSGNTLICIARGTNPDLTAEAKAAGVTIEQWQQDLSQGEQAAHKLQAWLQAQGPQAFASAILINNAGMIPRIAPLSASANPHDLADLATALRVGLEAPMQLTAAFLGATDSWTVPRKVLNISSGLGRRAMASQAAYCAAKAGMDHFTRCVALDEALKPHGAKVCSLAPGVIDTDMQVQLRGADPAAFPDRQNFANLKTGGQLTSPAEAATRVLAWLERADFGTNPVADVRDA; encoded by the coding sequence ATGCCTCACAACCACCTCTACATCCTCACCGGCGCATCGCGCGGCATGGGCCTGGCCATGGCCCAGCAGCTTCTCAAGAGCGGCAACACCCTGATCTGCATTGCCCGTGGCACCAACCCTGACCTGACCGCCGAGGCCAAGGCAGCTGGCGTCACCATTGAACAGTGGCAGCAAGACCTTTCGCAGGGCGAGCAGGCCGCCCACAAGCTGCAAGCCTGGCTGCAGGCCCAGGGCCCGCAGGCGTTTGCCAGCGCCATCCTCATCAACAATGCGGGCATGATTCCGCGCATTGCGCCGCTGTCGGCCAGTGCCAACCCGCATGATCTGGCCGACCTGGCCACCGCCCTGCGTGTAGGGCTGGAGGCGCCCATGCAACTGACCGCCGCCTTCCTGGGTGCAACGGACAGCTGGACGGTGCCGCGCAAGGTGCTCAACATCTCCTCGGGCCTGGGCCGCCGGGCCATGGCCTCGCAGGCTGCCTACTGCGCCGCCAAGGCGGGCATGGACCATTTCACGCGCTGCGTAGCGCTGGACGAGGCACTCAAGCCCCATGGAGCCAAGGTATGTTCGCTGGCGCCCGGTGTGATCGACACGGACATGCAGGTTCAGCTGCGCGGCGCCGACCCGGCCGCCTTTCCGGACCGCCAGAATTTCGCCAACCTCAAGACGGGTGGCCAGCTCACATCCCCCGCCGAAGCCGCCACCCGCGTGCTCGCCTGGCTGGAGCGCGCAGACTTTGGCACCAACCCGGTGGCCGATGTCCGGGACGCGTGA
- a CDS encoding universal stress protein translates to MFKHILVPVDGSDTSMLAVSKAAGLAKTFGSAVTAVYVVDPYPFTGVGADFAYGQAQYINAATAEANTALEATRKAMADAGVPVTTVVGEGHAVHDGILRALESTGADLIVMGSHGRRGLEKLVLGSVTQRVLGVVHIPVLVVRD, encoded by the coding sequence ATGTTCAAACACATTCTGGTTCCGGTCGACGGCTCTGATACGTCGATGCTGGCCGTGTCCAAGGCCGCCGGGCTGGCCAAAACCTTTGGCAGCGCCGTGACGGCGGTCTACGTGGTAGATCCCTATCCTTTCACCGGCGTCGGGGCTGACTTTGCCTACGGCCAGGCCCAGTACATCAATGCCGCCACCGCCGAGGCCAACACGGCCCTGGAAGCCACCCGCAAAGCCATGGCCGATGCCGGTGTGCCGGTGACCACCGTGGTGGGCGAGGGACATGCAGTGCACGACGGAATCCTGCGCGCCCTGGAGAGCACGGGCGCCGACCTGATCGTGATGGGTTCGCACGGGCGCCGTGGGCTGGAAAAGCTGGTGCTCGGCAGCGTCACCCAGCGCGTGCTGGGCGTGGTCCATATCCCCGTGCTGGTGGTGCGCGACTAG